The genomic stretch CCCTTGGTTGGGGGCGGAGCACCTTGTGGCGGAAAATGAAGCTTCTGGGGTTGGATACCTGAAGCGCCGAAGCGGTCACTCTCAAGGAGAACAAGGGCATGGAAAACGTGAGGATGCTGCTGGTGGACGACGAGGCGGATTTTTTATCCGCCATCATCAAGCGTTTGAATCACCGCGGTTACGACGTACACGGGGCCGCTGGCGGAGACGAGGCCCTGGAACTGCTCCAGCGCTTCGAAATCGACGTAGTGGTCATGGACGTAAAGATGCCCGGGCGGGACGGGCTGAGCCTGCTCCAGGAAATCAAGGACCGCTGGCCCTTGGTGGAG from Desulfonatronum thiodismutans encodes the following:
- a CDS encoding response regulator; its protein translation is MENVRMLLVDDEADFLSAIIKRLNHRGYDVHGAAGGDEALELLQRFEIDVVVMDVKMPGRDGLSLLQEIKDRWPLVEVIMLTGHASVESGIRGMELGAFDYLMKPAKLDELLQKVRQAVERKRLRER